The Nocardioides panzhihuensis genome has a segment encoding these proteins:
- a CDS encoding class I SAM-dependent DNA methyltransferase codes for MTSSDLWTRETAESYDDPDDWVNSPEVTGPVTRFLAEVADGGSALELAIGTGRIGVPLRELGVPVTGIELSQPMVDVLRRKVSDEEIPVVVGDMAAAEAPGVGTYALVYLVYNTIGNLRTQEEQVACFANASRHLAPGGRFVVEVGVPGLRRLPPGSPAIPFDVSPSHLGFDTYDLVTQQAISHHYGREPDGRFQYGKHNFRFVWPSELDLMARLSGMTLEARYGGWERSAFTSESTSHVSIWRRPV; via the coding sequence ATGACCAGCAGTGATCTGTGGACCCGCGAGACGGCCGAGAGCTACGACGACCCGGACGACTGGGTGAACTCACCCGAGGTGACCGGTCCGGTGACCCGGTTCCTCGCCGAGGTCGCCGACGGCGGGTCAGCGCTCGAGCTCGCCATCGGGACGGGTCGGATCGGCGTACCGCTGCGGGAGCTGGGCGTGCCGGTCACGGGCATCGAGCTCTCCCAGCCGATGGTCGACGTCCTGCGACGCAAGGTCAGCGACGAGGAGATCCCGGTCGTGGTCGGCGACATGGCCGCTGCCGAGGCGCCCGGGGTAGGGACGTACGCGCTGGTCTATCTGGTCTACAACACGATCGGGAACCTGCGTACGCAGGAGGAGCAGGTCGCGTGCTTCGCCAACGCCTCCCGTCATCTGGCTCCAGGCGGACGCTTCGTGGTCGAGGTCGGGGTGCCCGGGCTGCGGAGGCTCCCGCCGGGAAGCCCGGCGATCCCGTTCGACGTCTCCCCCTCGCACCTCGGGTTCGACACCTACGACCTGGTCACCCAGCAGGCGATCTCTCACCACTACGGCCGCGAGCCAGACGGCCGCTTCCAGTACGGAAAGCACAACTTCCGCTTCGTGTGGCCTTCCGAGCTCGACCTGATGGCCCGGCTCTCTGGGATGACGCTGGAGGCGCGCTACGGCGGCTGGGAACGCTCCGCTTTCACCAGCGAGTCCACGAGCCACGTGTCCATCTGGCGCAGACCGGTGTAG
- a CDS encoding glycine hydroxymethyltransferase encodes MSDLSAPANAGTVSSAYNQALEVIASVEPRIAEATRQELADQRASLKLIASENYASPATLMTMGTWFSDKYAEGTVGHRFYAGCQNVDTVEQIAAEHAKELFGAEYAYVQPHSGIDANLTAYWAILAHRVEGPWLEKMAVKNMNELSEADWETLRGELGNQRLLGMSLDAGGHLTHGFRPNISGKMFHQNQYGTDPETGLLDYDSLRAKAKEFQPLIIVAGYSAYPRRVNFAKMREIADEVGATLMVDMAHFAGLVAGKVFQGEENPVPYADVVTSTSHKSLRGPRGGFILATEEYAPSVDRGCPMVLGGPLSHVMAAKAVAFAEAKQESFQTYAQDVADNAKSLAEGFLKRGAKLVTGGTDNHLVLLDVTSFGLTGRQAETALLDSGVVTNRNSVPADPNGAWYTSGIRLGTPALTTRGFGADEFDRVAELIVDVLSKTTPGTTKAGGPSKASYAIEDGVADNTKAAAAELLAKFPLYPGLDLA; translated from the coding sequence ATGAGCGATCTGTCTGCCCCGGCAAACGCAGGGACTGTGAGTTCTGCCTACAACCAAGCCCTCGAGGTCATCGCCTCCGTGGAGCCCCGCATCGCCGAGGCGACCAGGCAGGAGCTCGCCGACCAGCGAGCCAGCCTCAAGCTGATCGCGAGCGAGAACTACGCGAGCCCCGCCACGCTGATGACGATGGGCACCTGGTTCTCCGACAAGTACGCCGAGGGCACCGTCGGCCACCGCTTCTACGCCGGCTGCCAGAACGTCGACACCGTCGAGCAGATCGCCGCCGAGCACGCCAAGGAGCTCTTCGGCGCGGAGTACGCCTACGTCCAGCCCCACTCCGGCATCGACGCCAACCTGACCGCGTACTGGGCCATCCTCGCCCACCGGGTCGAGGGCCCGTGGTTGGAGAAGATGGCCGTCAAGAACATGAACGAGCTCTCCGAGGCCGACTGGGAGACGCTGCGTGGTGAGCTCGGCAACCAGCGCCTGCTGGGCATGTCGCTCGACGCCGGCGGCCACCTCACCCACGGCTTCCGCCCGAACATCTCCGGCAAGATGTTCCACCAGAACCAGTACGGCACCGACCCGGAGACCGGCCTGCTCGACTACGACTCGCTGCGTGCCAAGGCCAAGGAGTTCCAGCCGCTGATCATCGTGGCGGGCTACTCCGCCTACCCGCGCCGGGTGAACTTCGCCAAGATGCGCGAGATCGCCGACGAGGTCGGCGCCACCCTGATGGTCGACATGGCCCACTTTGCTGGCCTCGTGGCCGGCAAGGTGTTCCAGGGCGAGGAGAACCCGGTTCCCTACGCCGACGTCGTCACGAGCACCTCGCACAAGTCGCTGCGCGGCCCGCGCGGTGGGTTCATCCTGGCCACCGAGGAGTACGCCCCGAGCGTCGACCGCGGCTGCCCGATGGTCCTCGGCGGCCCGCTGTCCCACGTGATGGCCGCCAAGGCCGTCGCCTTCGCCGAGGCGAAGCAGGAGAGCTTCCAGACCTACGCCCAGGACGTGGCCGACAACGCCAAGAGCCTCGCGGAGGGCTTCCTCAAGCGCGGCGCGAAGCTGGTCACCGGCGGCACCGACAACCACCTCGTCCTCCTCGACGTGACCTCGTTCGGCCTCACCGGTCGTCAGGCCGAGACGGCGCTGCTCGACTCCGGCGTGGTCACCAACCGCAACTCGGTCCCGGCCGACCCCAACGGCGCCTGGTACACCTCCGGCATCCGTCTCGGCACCCCGGCCCTGACCACCCGCGGCTTCGGCGCCGACGAGTTCGACCGCGTCGCCGAGCTGATCGTCGACGTGCTCTCCAAGACCACCCCGGGCACCACGAAGGCCGGTGGTCCGTCCAAGGCGTCCTACGCCATCGAGGACGGCGTCGCCGACAACACGAAGGCCGCCGCGGCGGAGCTCCTCGCGAAGTTCCCGCTGTACCCCGGTCTCGACCTCGCCTGA
- a CDS encoding nitrite/sulfite reductase, with protein sequence MSDNRFQAKRATRTEIPRPKKGEGQWALGYTEPLNKNEESKKNDDPLNVRDRILYTYSKRGFDSIDPADMRGRFRWFGLYTQRKPGIDGGKTAILDEEELDDRYFMMRVRSDGKLLSPAAVGTLGQIGVDFARDTADITDRQNIQYHWIEVENVPEIWSRLEEVGLHSTEACGDSPRPFLGSPVAGVAADEIIDGTSALREIESRYLGDPAFSNFPRKFKTALTGHPSHDVAPEINDIAFVGTVHPEHGPGFDVWVGGGLSTNPRLAEKLGVWVPLDEVADVWAGVAGIFRDYGYRRLRSRARLKFLVADWGKDKFREVLENEYLERPLVSNPSPESPLGHRDHVGIHDQKDGKKYVGLAPIAGRISGTHLVELAGVMEKFAVEGARLTPYQKIVLIGVSPEVVEELVTELDGIGFSARPSNWRQNTMACTGIEFCKLAIVDTKDRARDLIASLESRFPELDASITVNVNGCPNACARTQVGDIGLKGQLVLDDDGNQVEGFQVHLGGATGLTANFGRKLRAHKVTSAGLDDYISALVVNYLADREEGETFAAWTARADEVLLRGEKTLSEVPV encoded by the coding sequence ATGAGCGACAACCGGTTTCAGGCCAAGCGCGCCACCCGAACCGAGATCCCCCGCCCCAAGAAGGGCGAGGGTCAGTGGGCCCTCGGCTACACCGAGCCGCTGAACAAGAACGAGGAGTCGAAGAAGAACGACGACCCGCTCAACGTTCGCGACCGGATCCTCTACACCTACTCCAAGCGCGGGTTCGACTCGATCGACCCGGCCGACATGCGCGGCCGCTTCCGCTGGTTCGGTCTCTACACCCAGCGCAAGCCGGGAATCGACGGTGGCAAGACCGCCATCCTCGACGAGGAGGAGCTCGACGACCGCTACTTCATGATGCGCGTACGCTCCGACGGCAAGCTCCTCTCCCCCGCCGCCGTGGGCACGCTGGGTCAGATCGGCGTCGACTTCGCGCGGGACACCGCGGACATCACCGACCGTCAGAACATCCAGTACCACTGGATCGAGGTCGAGAACGTCCCCGAGATCTGGTCGCGTCTGGAGGAGGTCGGGCTGCACTCGACCGAGGCGTGCGGTGACTCGCCGCGTCCGTTCCTGGGCTCGCCGGTCGCCGGTGTCGCCGCCGACGAGATCATCGACGGCACCTCGGCGCTGCGCGAGATCGAGTCCCGCTACCTGGGTGACCCGGCCTTCTCGAACTTCCCGCGCAAGTTCAAGACCGCGCTGACCGGCCACCCCTCGCACGACGTGGCGCCGGAGATCAACGACATCGCCTTCGTCGGCACCGTCCACCCCGAGCACGGCCCCGGCTTCGACGTCTGGGTAGGCGGCGGTCTGTCCACCAACCCGCGTCTGGCCGAGAAGCTCGGCGTGTGGGTGCCGCTCGACGAGGTCGCCGACGTGTGGGCCGGCGTCGCCGGCATCTTCCGCGACTACGGCTACCGCCGGCTCCGCTCACGGGCACGGCTGAAGTTCCTGGTCGCCGACTGGGGCAAGGACAAGTTCCGCGAGGTGCTCGAGAACGAGTACCTGGAGCGTCCGCTCGTCTCCAACCCCTCCCCCGAGTCGCCCCTGGGCCACCGCGACCACGTCGGCATCCACGACCAGAAGGACGGCAAGAAGTACGTCGGCCTGGCACCGATCGCCGGACGCATCTCCGGCACCCACCTGGTCGAGCTCGCCGGCGTCATGGAGAAGTTCGCCGTCGAGGGCGCCCGGCTGACTCCGTACCAGAAGATCGTGCTCATCGGCGTCTCGCCGGAGGTCGTGGAGGAGCTGGTCACCGAGCTGGACGGCATCGGCTTCTCGGCCCGGCCCTCCAACTGGCGCCAGAACACGATGGCCTGCACCGGGATCGAGTTCTGCAAGCTCGCGATCGTGGACACCAAGGACCGGGCGCGCGACCTGATCGCCTCGCTCGAGTCGCGGTTCCCCGAGCTCGACGCCTCGATCACCGTCAACGTCAACGGCTGCCCCAACGCCTGCGCTCGTACGCAGGTGGGCGACATCGGGCTCAAGGGCCAGCTGGTCCTCGACGACGACGGCAACCAGGTCGAGGGCTTCCAGGTGCACCTGGGCGGTGCGACCGGGCTGACCGCCAACTTCGGTCGCAAGCTGCGGGCGCACAAGGTGACCTCGGCCGGGCTCGACGACTACATCTCCGCGCTGGTGGTCAACTACCTCGCCGACCGCGAGGAGGGCGAGACCTTCGCGGCCTGGACCGCCCGGGCAGACGAGGTCCTGCTGCGCGGCGAGAAGACCCTGAGCGAGGTGCCGGTATGA
- a CDS encoding ABC transporter substrate-binding protein, giving the protein MHVRKWQIGAVAAGLLAVTGCGVPGGGGSDDAGETKEGDGSIQILGAIPEGEAVGLNAALETFTKETGIKVTYTPSTDFTTEIRTKVNGNDAPDIALFPQPGLVNDLTESGDTLPLDDLMDVGALEDTMIPGLTDSVKIDDKTYGVPVRVSMKSLVWTPKNFEQSGYKTPTTWDELMTLQDQIISKGQTPWCLGAEAGADTGWVYTDWVEEIVLRQEGPEFYDKWTSHEVPFNDPAIVQAIETMGEIINKPKNVRGGADGTLSEPFGDSPTPLFDAKPGCQLHRQANFITTFFPKEVQADLAGNVGVFALPGSMEGGFEGNPVLGAGDMATAFTNDTDVVELMEFFASPDFGAEWAKSGGWLSPSVEFDNSNYSDPMFGEIATLLQDADTFRFDGSDLMPAQVGAGTFWSEMNAYVGGEKSAQEAADAIEESWRG; this is encoded by the coding sequence ATGCACGTACGCAAGTGGCAAATCGGAGCAGTAGCAGCGGGCCTGCTCGCCGTGACCGGCTGTGGGGTGCCGGGTGGCGGTGGCAGCGACGATGCCGGCGAGACCAAAGAGGGCGACGGCAGCATCCAGATCCTCGGTGCGATCCCCGAGGGCGAGGCGGTGGGGCTCAACGCGGCCCTCGAGACGTTCACCAAGGAGACCGGGATCAAGGTGACGTACACGCCTTCGACGGACTTCACCACCGAGATCCGCACCAAGGTCAACGGTAACGATGCGCCCGACATCGCGCTCTTCCCGCAGCCTGGTCTGGTCAACGACCTGACCGAGTCGGGTGACACGCTTCCCCTCGACGACCTCATGGACGTCGGCGCGCTCGAGGACACGATGATCCCGGGTCTGACGGACTCGGTGAAGATCGACGACAAGACCTACGGAGTGCCCGTCCGGGTCTCGATGAAGTCGCTGGTCTGGACGCCCAAGAACTTCGAGCAGTCCGGCTACAAGACGCCCACGACCTGGGACGAGCTGATGACGCTCCAGGACCAGATCATCTCCAAGGGTCAGACCCCGTGGTGCCTCGGCGCCGAGGCCGGCGCCGACACCGGCTGGGTCTACACCGACTGGGTCGAGGAGATCGTCCTGCGCCAGGAGGGCCCGGAGTTCTACGACAAGTGGACCAGTCACGAGGTCCCCTTCAACGACCCGGCGATCGTCCAGGCGATCGAGACCATGGGCGAGATCATCAACAAGCCGAAGAACGTACGCGGCGGCGCCGACGGCACCCTGAGCGAGCCGTTCGGTGACTCCCCGACGCCGCTGTTCGACGCCAAGCCCGGCTGCCAGCTGCACCGCCAGGCCAACTTCATCACCACCTTCTTCCCGAAGGAGGTCCAGGCGGACCTTGCCGGCAACGTCGGCGTCTTCGCGCTGCCGGGCAGCATGGAGGGTGGCTTCGAGGGCAACCCGGTGCTCGGTGCCGGTGACATGGCGACCGCCTTCACCAACGACACCGACGTGGTGGAGCTGATGGAGTTCTTCGCATCCCCCGACTTCGGCGCCGAGTGGGCCAAGTCCGGCGGCTGGCTCTCCCCGAGCGTCGAGTTCGACAACTCCAACTACTCCGACCCGATGTTCGGAGAGATCGCGACCCTGCTGCAGGACGCCGACACCTTCCGTTTCGACGGCTCGGACCTGATGCCCGCGCAGGTCGGCGCCGGCACCTTCTGGAGCGAGATGAACGCCTACGTCGGAGGTGAGAAGAGCGCTCAGGAGGCTGCCGACGCGATCGAGGAGAGCTGGCGCGGATGA
- a CDS encoding phosphoadenylyl-sulfate reductase, whose amino-acid sequence MSVSTAAARANRAVDTEGRTPEELREIVSHWGAELELAPAETIIEWAAATFGDRFAITSSMGDAVLAHLAAKVVPGIDVVFLDTGYHFIETIGTRDAVEATMPVNLLTITPAQTVAEQDAEYGKDLYRTDPDLCCALRKVKPLADSLASYDAWATGLRRAETKNRVIAPVIGWDAKRQKVKVSPMARWSDEQVERYIEDNGVLVNPLVYDGYPSIGCAPCTRRVAPGEDPRSGRWAGTGKTECGIHA is encoded by the coding sequence ATGAGTGTCAGCACTGCAGCCGCGCGGGCCAACCGCGCCGTCGACACCGAAGGCCGTACGCCCGAGGAGCTGCGCGAGATCGTCTCCCACTGGGGAGCCGAGCTCGAGCTCGCCCCGGCCGAGACGATCATCGAGTGGGCCGCGGCCACGTTCGGCGACCGGTTCGCGATCACGTCCTCGATGGGTGACGCCGTCCTCGCGCACCTCGCCGCGAAGGTCGTACCCGGCATCGACGTGGTCTTCCTCGACACCGGCTACCACTTCATCGAGACGATCGGCACCCGCGACGCGGTCGAGGCGACGATGCCGGTCAACCTGTTGACGATCACGCCTGCGCAGACCGTCGCCGAGCAGGATGCGGAGTACGGCAAGGACCTCTATCGGACCGACCCCGACCTGTGCTGCGCGCTGCGCAAGGTCAAGCCGCTGGCCGACTCGCTCGCCTCCTACGACGCCTGGGCCACGGGCCTGCGCCGCGCGGAGACGAAGAACCGGGTCATCGCACCGGTGATCGGCTGGGACGCCAAACGCCAGAAGGTCAAGGTTTCGCCGATGGCGCGATGGTCCGACGAGCAGGTCGAGCGATATATCGAGGACAACGGAGTGCTCGTGAACCCGCTCGTCTATGACGGCTATCCCTCGATCGGCTGCGCGCCGTGCACCCGCCGGGTGGCCCCCGGCGAGGACCCGCGCAGCGGGCGATGGGCCGGCACCGGCAAGACCGAGTGCGGCATCCACGCCTGA
- a CDS encoding GNAT family N-acetyltransferase: MPAPKRPSSIPGVGAPEKVVPTAEVRVVVEDEWPALKKVRLAALQDTPRAFWASYDEVVTWPDERWRLWAASGAAYIAWLGEKPSGLAAGIIHDDEHHLINMWLAPEARGHGLAEGLILAVAGWARRDGASVLTLWVVDGNESGRRLYERLGFELTGETQSFPEGDPRTESKMALRLT; this comes from the coding sequence GTGCCTGCTCCGAAGCGACCCAGCTCGATCCCCGGCGTCGGGGCCCCTGAGAAGGTGGTCCCGACGGCGGAGGTGCGCGTCGTCGTCGAGGACGAGTGGCCGGCGCTCAAGAAGGTGCGCCTCGCGGCTCTCCAGGACACTCCTCGTGCGTTCTGGGCGTCCTACGACGAGGTGGTCACCTGGCCCGACGAGCGTTGGCGGCTGTGGGCGGCCTCCGGTGCGGCCTACATCGCCTGGCTGGGCGAGAAGCCGTCAGGTCTCGCCGCCGGGATCATCCACGACGACGAGCACCACCTGATCAACATGTGGCTTGCCCCGGAGGCGCGTGGTCACGGTCTGGCCGAGGGCCTCATCCTGGCCGTAGCGGGCTGGGCGCGTCGTGACGGTGCCTCCGTGCTGACCCTGTGGGTCGTCGACGGCAACGAGTCCGGGCGCCGCCTCTACGAGCGCCTCGGCTTCGAGCTCACCGGTGAGACCCAGTCCTTCCCCGAGGGCGACCCGCGCACCGAGTCGAAGATGGCTCTGCGCCTCACCTGA
- a CDS encoding cation:dicarboxylate symporter family transporter, whose translation MSTITSGAPPKKDRTHYLYIAVIAAVCLGIAVGLLFPSFAVQLKPIGTAFVNLIKMMIQPVIFCTLVIGVGSVASAAKVGKVGGLALLYFITMSTVALAIGMVVGNLIDPGSGLQISSESSQVGQEAASEGHGSTTDFLLGIIPTSMFSALTSGVVLQTLLVALLVGFALQRMGESGKPILNVIVWAQKLVFRVLAMIMWAAPVGAFGAIAGVVGETGVDALKSLAVIMVAFYITCVLFVFLVLGLLLKLVTGVNIFKLFKYLAREFLLIFSTSSSESALPRLIAKMEHAGVEQATVGVVVPTGYSFNLDGTAIYLTMASIFIADAMGDPLSIGEQIGLLLFMMVASKGAAGVTGAGLATLAGGLQSHRPELVDGVGLIVGIDRFMSEARALTNFAGNSVATVLIGHWTKTVDRPQLDRVLDGQDPFDETRMIDDHAAPPPAAEGEKALV comes from the coding sequence ATGAGCACGATCACGAGCGGGGCGCCACCGAAGAAGGACCGGACCCACTATCTCTACATCGCGGTGATCGCGGCGGTGTGTCTGGGTATCGCCGTCGGACTGCTGTTCCCCAGCTTCGCCGTGCAGCTGAAGCCGATCGGCACGGCGTTCGTGAATCTGATCAAGATGATGATCCAGCCCGTCATCTTCTGCACCTTGGTGATCGGCGTGGGTTCGGTTGCCAGTGCTGCGAAGGTCGGCAAGGTCGGCGGCCTGGCGCTGTTGTACTTCATCACGATGTCGACGGTCGCACTGGCCATCGGCATGGTGGTCGGCAACCTGATCGATCCGGGCAGCGGTCTCCAGATCAGCTCCGAGTCGTCGCAGGTCGGCCAGGAGGCCGCCTCTGAAGGACACGGGAGCACCACCGACTTCCTCCTCGGCATCATTCCGACCAGCATGTTCTCGGCGCTGACCTCGGGTGTCGTGCTCCAGACCCTGTTGGTCGCGCTGCTGGTCGGGTTCGCGCTGCAGCGGATGGGCGAGTCGGGCAAGCCGATCCTGAACGTGATCGTCTGGGCCCAGAAGCTCGTCTTCCGGGTGCTCGCGATGATCATGTGGGCCGCACCCGTCGGCGCTTTCGGTGCCATCGCCGGCGTTGTCGGCGAGACCGGCGTCGACGCGCTCAAGAGCCTGGCCGTGATCATGGTGGCCTTCTACATCACCTGCGTGCTGTTCGTGTTCCTCGTGCTCGGCCTGCTCCTGAAGCTGGTCACCGGGGTCAACATCTTCAAGCTCTTCAAGTATCTCGCCCGCGAGTTCCTGCTCATCTTCTCCACGAGCTCCTCGGAGTCGGCGCTGCCGCGTCTGATCGCGAAGATGGAGCACGCAGGCGTGGAGCAGGCGACGGTCGGTGTGGTGGTTCCGACGGGCTACTCGTTCAACCTGGACGGCACCGCGATCTACCTGACGATGGCCTCGATCTTCATCGCGGACGCGATGGGTGACCCGCTGAGCATCGGTGAGCAGATCGGGTTGCTGCTGTTCATGATGGTCGCCTCGAAGGGTGCCGCCGGCGTCACCGGCGCTGGTCTGGCGACGCTTGCCGGTGGTCTGCAGTCGCATCGACCGGAGCTGGTCGACGGGGTCGGCCTGATCGTGGGGATCGACCGGTTCATGTCAGAGGCTCGGGCGTTGACCAACTTCGCGGGCAACTCGGTCGCGACCGTGCTCATCGGTCACTGGACCAAGACCGTGGACCGGCCTCAGCTCGACCGGGTCCTGGACGGTCAGGATCCGTTCGACGAGACCAGGATGATCGACGACCACGCTGCCCCGCCGCCCGCGGCGGAAGGTGAGAAGGCACTGGTATAG
- a CDS encoding sensor histidine kinase, with the protein MSRTRPVRHRLLRDRPVAQQVLLLQLGTVLLLVVTGILMAAYDAQRDSYSRATQRAVAVAQTVADSPAVRTALRGDDPTATLQPWAEEVRRDTDTDFVVVMGLDRTRYTHTDPDEIGGKFVGDLGDAPEGEVFTQQYTGTLGPSVRSVVPVEDGDEVVALVSVGITLSDINRGLKRDVGIVLLCGGIVLAVGLLGAWLLSRRLHRLTHGMGERELARMYEYYSAVLHSVREGLLLLDGDGRVQLVNDEARRLLALPDGVIGTRIEDLDLAPGLVAAARGRTAESDDLYLAGERILVVSSAPARWDGREVGAVVTLRDHTELRSVTGELEVVRRLTESLRSQNHEAANRLHTVVSLIEMGREQDAVEFATEELQVAQLLTDRVVGAVEDPVVAALLLGKSAEAAEQGVEFRIAGEVPPGTGIPPRDLVTVLGNLVDNAFDAVSGFEHRQVEVHLTGDDDTLTVRVGDSGPGLDDADSARVLDRGWTTKAEPGTGRGLGLALVGQIARRHGGEVVIGRSHLGGAEFTVTLGTGVGA; encoded by the coding sequence ATGTCCCGCACCCGACCGGTCCGACACCGCCTGCTGCGCGACCGTCCGGTGGCGCAGCAGGTGCTGCTCCTCCAGCTCGGCACGGTGCTCCTGCTCGTGGTCACCGGGATCCTGATGGCCGCCTACGACGCCCAGCGCGACTCCTACAGCCGCGCCACCCAACGTGCCGTGGCCGTGGCCCAGACCGTCGCCGACTCCCCGGCCGTCCGCACGGCGCTGCGCGGCGACGACCCGACGGCGACGCTCCAGCCCTGGGCCGAGGAGGTACGTCGCGACACCGACACCGACTTCGTCGTCGTGATGGGTCTGGACCGCACCCGTTACACCCACACCGACCCCGACGAGATCGGCGGCAAGTTCGTCGGCGACCTCGGCGACGCGCCCGAGGGCGAGGTCTTCACCCAGCAGTACACCGGCACGCTCGGCCCGTCGGTGCGGTCGGTGGTGCCGGTCGAGGACGGCGACGAGGTCGTCGCGCTCGTCTCCGTCGGCATCACGCTCAGCGACATCAACCGCGGGCTCAAGCGTGACGTCGGGATCGTGCTGCTGTGCGGCGGCATCGTGCTGGCCGTCGGCCTGCTCGGCGCCTGGCTGCTGAGCCGCCGCCTGCACCGGCTGACCCACGGCATGGGCGAGCGCGAGCTGGCCCGGATGTACGAGTACTACTCCGCCGTCCTCCACTCGGTCCGCGAGGGTCTGCTCCTGCTCGACGGGGATGGGCGCGTGCAGCTGGTCAACGACGAGGCGCGGCGCCTGCTGGCGCTCCCGGACGGCGTCATCGGCACCCGGATCGAGGATCTCGACCTGGCGCCCGGGCTGGTCGCCGCCGCCCGCGGCCGCACCGCCGAGTCCGACGATCTCTACCTCGCCGGCGAGCGGATCCTGGTGGTCTCCTCCGCCCCCGCCCGGTGGGACGGCCGCGAGGTCGGCGCCGTGGTGACGCTGCGCGATCACACCGAGCTACGGTCGGTGACCGGCGAGCTCGAGGTCGTACGCCGCCTCACCGAGTCGCTCCGGTCGCAGAACCACGAGGCGGCCAACCGGCTCCACACGGTCGTGTCCCTCATCGAGATGGGCCGGGAACAGGACGCGGTCGAGTTCGCCACCGAGGAGCTCCAGGTCGCCCAGCTCCTCACCGACCGGGTGGTCGGCGCGGTCGAGGATCCCGTCGTCGCCGCGCTCCTGCTAGGCAAGTCCGCCGAGGCGGCCGAGCAGGGCGTCGAGTTCCGCATCGCCGGCGAGGTGCCACCGGGCACGGGCATCCCGCCCCGCGACCTGGTGACCGTGCTGGGCAACCTCGTCGACAACGCCTTCGACGCCGTCTCCGGCTTCGAGCACCGCCAGGTCGAGGTCCACCTCACCGGCGACGACGACACCCTCACGGTGCGCGTGGGCGACAGCGGCCCCGGCCTCGACGACGCCGACTCGGCGCGCGTCCTCGACCGCGGCTGGACGACGAAGGCCGAGCCCGGCACGGGCCGCGGCCTGGGCCTCGCGCTCGTCGGCCAGATCGCCCGGCGTCACGGTGGCGAGGTCGTCATCGGCCGCTCGCACCTCGGCGGGGCCGAGTTCACCGTCACCCTCGGCACGGGGGTTGGGGCATGA
- a CDS encoding response regulator: MSVKVLVVEDEALAAEAHAAYVGRVSGFALAGIARSAREAVRALDAAREAGTPVDLILLDMNLPDGHGLGLLSRLRAAGHLCDVIAVTAARDTKVVRQAVVQGVVLYLLKPFTFATFRAKLEQYADYHARLDAAPDEVVQDEVDQLLGSLRATSSTPLPKGMSPETLRAVTAALREADGDLSASEVAAVVGASRVTARRYLEHLADKGLAARGVRYGPSGGRPEVGYSWR; the protein is encoded by the coding sequence ATGAGTGTCAAGGTGCTGGTCGTCGAGGACGAGGCGCTCGCCGCCGAGGCTCACGCGGCGTACGTCGGCCGGGTCTCGGGCTTCGCGCTGGCCGGGATCGCGCGGTCGGCACGGGAGGCGGTCCGCGCGCTCGACGCGGCCCGCGAGGCGGGCACCCCGGTCGACCTGATCCTGCTCGACATGAACCTGCCCGACGGGCACGGGCTCGGGCTGCTCAGCAGGCTGCGTGCCGCCGGGCACCTGTGCGACGTGATCGCGGTGACAGCAGCGCGCGACACGAAGGTGGTGCGGCAGGCCGTCGTCCAGGGGGTCGTGCTCTACCTGCTCAAGCCGTTCACGTTCGCGACCTTCCGGGCCAAGCTCGAGCAGTACGCCGACTACCATGCTCGGCTGGACGCAGCCCCCGACGAGGTTGTCCAGGACGAGGTCGACCAGCTGCTGGGGTCGCTGCGGGCCACCTCCAGCACACCGCTGCCCAAGGGCATGAGCCCGGAGACCCTGCGGGCGGTGACGGCGGCGCTGCGCGAGGCCGACGGCGACCTGTCCGCCAGCGAGGTCGCCGCCGTGGTCGGTGCCTCGCGGGTCACCGCGCGGCGCTACCTCGAGCACCTCGCCGACAAGGGCCTGGCCGCGCGCGGGGTCCGCTATGGCCCCAGCGGCGGCCGGCCGGAGGTCGGCTACTCCTGGCGGTAA